The following are encoded in a window of Lichenicola cladoniae genomic DNA:
- a CDS encoding DMT family transporter → MKTTTFGLILFSVTLSALAQVSFKLGVSGRTGQTVPDGQSLLASFLAMATPGVIGGLVLYGFGTLLWLQVLARTSLSQAYPFVGLGFVLTSLFGVFLFGETVTPLRGSGILLVTMGIYAIARS, encoded by the coding sequence ATGAAAACTACCACTTTTGGATTAATACTATTCAGCGTGACCTTGTCGGCACTGGCGCAGGTGAGCTTCAAGCTCGGCGTCTCTGGCCGGACGGGGCAAACGGTGCCGGACGGCCAATCGCTGCTGGCATCCTTTCTCGCGATGGCAACGCCGGGCGTGATCGGCGGCCTGGTTCTCTATGGGTTCGGCACGCTGCTGTGGCTGCAGGTTCTCGCACGCACCAGTCTGTCGCAGGCCTATCCGTTCGTCGGTCTCGGCTTCGTGCTGACCTCGCTGTTCGGTGTCTTCCTGTTCGGCGAGACCGTCACGCCGCTGCGCGGCAGCGGGATCCTGCTGGTCACGATGGGGATCTACGCCATCGCGCGAAGCTAA
- a CDS encoding UbiA family prenyltransferase: MIAMPFQEVSVTSAPTSVLLRDVSVIATPLVVDLDGTLIKSDLLLETFFDAAGQHPLQAIGAIGALGHGKAALKARLASISSFDPEFLPYDPAVISIIEEARQAGRPVYLASASNEQLVKSVADHLGLFDGWMGSDSERNLSGRRKADLLVEKFGAHGFDYIGNDKADLDVWQVAASAIAVRTSARTRHALDKMHSHAVHLPERTPTLKSWLRLLRVHQYVKNGLLLVPLMTAHLFQLTALVHALLGIVAFSLCASSVYLLNDLVDLRSDRSHTTKHLRPLACGAIPLGQAVALMPVLLATSMAIGWFVSPAFFAVLCGYYALTTAYSFVLKRKMLVDVVTLAALYSIRVIAGGVAIDVVLSEWLLGFSMFIFMSLALIKRYAELAVRLDLGLSDPTNRNYKIGDLQIVATMATVCGFNAVTVLALYISSPAVHVLYREPRVLWLMCPVIMYWTGRMMLMTHRRFVTEDPIIFAVRDRVSLLTLGTCFTILVAAYL; this comes from the coding sequence ATGATCGCAATGCCGTTCCAGGAGGTCTCAGTAACCAGCGCTCCGACTTCCGTTTTACTTCGTGATGTATCCGTCATTGCAACACCGCTGGTCGTCGACCTCGATGGCACGCTCATCAAGTCCGACCTCCTGCTCGAGACATTCTTCGATGCAGCCGGACAGCATCCGCTGCAGGCGATCGGCGCGATCGGCGCCCTGGGCCACGGCAAGGCTGCGTTGAAGGCGAGACTCGCCTCGATCAGCAGCTTCGATCCGGAGTTCCTTCCCTACGATCCCGCTGTGATATCGATCATCGAAGAGGCGAGGCAGGCTGGCCGGCCTGTCTATCTCGCATCCGCCTCCAACGAGCAGCTGGTGAAGTCCGTCGCGGATCATCTCGGCCTGTTCGACGGCTGGATGGGATCGGACAGCGAGCGGAACCTGTCGGGACGTCGCAAGGCGGACCTGCTGGTCGAGAAGTTCGGCGCGCACGGCTTCGACTATATCGGTAACGACAAGGCCGATCTCGATGTGTGGCAGGTTGCCGCCTCGGCGATCGCCGTCAGGACCTCGGCGCGCACGCGGCATGCGCTCGACAAGATGCATTCGCACGCCGTCCATCTGCCGGAGCGCACGCCGACCCTAAAATCATGGCTTCGTCTTCTTCGCGTCCATCAATACGTCAAGAACGGCCTGTTGCTGGTGCCGCTGATGACTGCGCACCTGTTCCAGCTGACGGCACTTGTCCACGCCCTGCTCGGCATTGTCGCGTTCTCGCTCTGCGCGTCGAGCGTCTACCTGCTGAACGATCTCGTCGATCTCCGCTCCGACCGAAGCCACACGACCAAGCATCTCCGACCGCTGGCCTGTGGCGCGATCCCGCTCGGCCAGGCGGTGGCGCTGATGCCGGTCCTGCTGGCGACATCGATGGCGATCGGATGGTTCGTCTCGCCTGCGTTCTTTGCCGTGCTCTGCGGCTACTACGCTTTGACCACGGCCTATTCGTTCGTGCTGAAGCGCAAGATGCTGGTCGATGTCGTCACGCTCGCCGCGCTGTATTCGATCCGCGTGATTGCCGGCGGCGTGGCGATCGACGTCGTCCTCTCGGAGTGGCTGCTCGGCTTCTCGATGTTCATCTTTATGTCCCTCGCTCTGATCAAGCGTTATGCCGAGCTTGCGGTTCGCCTGGATCTCGGGCTGTCGGATCCGACCAACCGGAACTACAAGATCGGCGACCTGCAGATCGTGGCGACCATGGCCACCGTGTGCGGCTTCAACGCGGTCACCGTGCTCGCCCTGTATATCTCGTCGCCGGCGGTGCACGTTCTCTACCGCGAGCCGAGGGTTCTCTGGCTGATGTGCCCGGTGATCATGTACTGGACCGGACGGATGATGCTGATGACCCATCGCAGGTTCGTCACCGAGGATCCGATCATCTTCGCTGTGCGCGACCGGGTCAGCCTGCTGACGCTCGGAACCTGCTTTACCATTCTCGTCGCGGCCTATCTTTGA
- a CDS encoding phage head spike fiber domain-containing protein, whose product MASTTPPTAVADAAGVTEDGPLTTTGNVLANDTDPSGLALSVTAVNGVTIGGATTIVGVYGTMVIQANGQYTYTLANTQANVRALANQQLAVDKFTYTISDGQAYTQTSSQLQQNFITQSEAFNAANWSSFSGSGTAPVIVANTDPGPTGAASTADTVTLSSASSGLYTTTNVSGQYTFSVYVRLVSGSGAFSFNYYNGASGADGLQTATATSLWQRLSWTFTGGGNAGSNVALMLGAGQGTAGTFEFWGAQLNAGAAPLTYVATTGTSINTTAAVTTPVVVTSALSVTVSGSAPVAVADMASVTRNGTLTSTGNVLGNDTDGAGLPLSILSVNGISISGTTTIVGIYGTLVILANGQYTYTLANSQANVLGLSSGQTATDQFTYTVSDGRTHTQTITQLQQNLITQSEAFDSSSWTSFANSGTAPVIVANTDPGPSGTVSTADKVTLSSANSGLYTTTGVSGQYTFSVYARLISGSGAFSFNYYNAASNVSSLQTATATGVWQRLSWTFTGSGNASSNVALMLAAGQGTAGTFEFWGAQLNSGATALAYNATTGSTINTTTTSTDDTGFGAALSVTVIGAGTNTPPTAVADAAGVTEDGPLTTTGNVLANDTDPSGLALSVTAVNGVTIGGATTIVGVYGTMVIQANGQYTYTLANTQANVRALANQQLAVDKFTYTISDGQAYTQTSSQLQQNFITQSEAFNAANWSSFSGSGTAPVIVANTDPGPTGAASTADTVTLSSASSGLYTTTNVSGQYTFSVYVRLVSGSGAFSFNYYNGASGADGLQTATATSLWQRLSWTFTGGGNAGSNVALMLGAGQGTAGTFEFWGAQLNAGAAPLTYVATTGTAINTTATVTTPIVVTSTLSVTVTGTVPVANPDTASIAVGSQVPATGGLLSNDTDATGIVLSVSTVNSQTISGSTTIVGIYGTMVVQANGQYTYTLNSGLLEQALVGGEIEHDVFVYTVSDGRVHTVTGTVVNQNLITQSEAFDNAVWTRFAQSGGTTPSITANVDPGPNGGAATADIVTLTSASSGIAYLSIVSGQYTFSVWVRLISGNANFAFNYYSAAPNLSYTQAAVATTAWQRLSWVIVGDANGASNVALMHSATQSTTGSFEFWGAELNPGATPDAYVATTGAAVSITSATSSVVTPGSTLDVAVTGTDAGQAGPALNLQSTTAGVVANLATGQWTVPLKIMPFGDSITHGWIAADWSVQGITTDQGYRGPLWQSFVTDQALVNFVGDQVDGPATLPDGDNAGYPGFTTAQLLAKLPDLLAVQQPGAVLLEAGANDLLQGIAQATTIANLTSMIDKISAANAATQIYIGTVTPLTAVSTTTESSLNTAIATMVKQEQAAGDKVVLVDMSNITTDDLIFDGTHPNDVGYGLMAQNFFAAILAQQPIRAGTPGGTVNTISSATVNIVGGSGNDLLIGDTRNNIINGGAGNDVLMGGGGNDTLIGGPGADQFDISAIAGIVSILDFLPSQGDMLVWDHIKGLTGAASLSGHYTQTGGQTVINLSSFGTSLEVTLANYTGDLSHSIFLST is encoded by the coding sequence ATGGCGAGCACGACTCCGCCGACTGCAGTTGCCGACGCCGCAGGCGTTACCGAGGACGGCCCGCTGACGACGACCGGCAACGTGCTGGCCAACGATACCGACCCGTCGGGGCTCGCATTGTCGGTGACCGCGGTCAACGGCGTCACCATCGGCGGCGCGACCACCATCGTCGGCGTCTACGGCACCATGGTGATCCAGGCGAACGGCCAGTACACCTACACGCTGGCCAACACCCAGGCGAACGTGCGCGCGCTGGCGAACCAGCAACTGGCGGTCGACAAGTTCACCTACACGATCTCCGATGGGCAGGCCTATACCCAGACATCGAGCCAGCTGCAGCAGAACTTCATCACCCAGTCCGAAGCGTTCAATGCTGCGAACTGGAGCAGCTTCAGCGGTTCCGGTACGGCACCTGTTATCGTCGCCAACACCGATCCCGGCCCGACCGGTGCGGCCAGCACCGCCGACACGGTGACCCTGTCGAGCGCCAGCTCCGGCCTTTACACGACAACCAATGTATCCGGGCAATACACCTTCAGCGTCTATGTCCGCCTGGTCAGCGGCAGCGGCGCGTTCAGCTTCAACTACTATAACGGCGCCAGCGGTGCCGACGGCCTGCAGACCGCCACCGCGACCAGCCTCTGGCAGCGCCTGAGCTGGACCTTCACCGGCGGCGGCAATGCCGGGTCCAACGTGGCGCTGATGCTCGGGGCTGGCCAGGGCACCGCCGGGACCTTCGAGTTCTGGGGTGCGCAGCTGAACGCGGGTGCGGCTCCGCTGACCTACGTCGCCACCACCGGCACCTCCATCAACACCACCGCAGCCGTGACCACGCCGGTCGTGGTCACCTCCGCGCTCTCGGTGACCGTCAGCGGCAGCGCGCCGGTGGCGGTCGCCGATATGGCATCGGTCACCAGGAACGGCACGCTGACATCGACCGGCAACGTGTTGGGAAACGACACCGACGGTGCCGGGCTTCCGCTTTCCATCCTTTCGGTCAATGGCATCTCGATCAGCGGAACGACTACCATCGTCGGGATCTACGGCACGCTGGTGATCCTTGCGAACGGCCAGTACACCTACACGCTGGCGAACAGCCAGGCCAACGTGCTCGGCCTGTCGAGCGGCCAGACCGCGACCGATCAATTCACATACACGGTCTCGGATGGACGGACCCATACCCAGACGATCACCCAGCTTCAGCAGAACCTGATCACCCAGTCCGAAGCTTTCGATAGTTCGAGCTGGACCAGCTTTGCAAACTCAGGCACCGCGCCGGTCATTGTCGCCAACACCGATCCCGGCCCGTCCGGCACTGTGAGTACCGCCGACAAGGTGACGTTGTCGAGCGCCAACTCGGGCCTGTACACAACTACCGGCGTCTCCGGACAATATACCTTCAGCGTCTATGCCCGCCTGATCAGTGGCAGCGGGGCGTTCAGCTTCAACTACTATAATGCCGCCAGCAACGTCAGCAGCCTGCAGACGGCCACCGCGACCGGTGTCTGGCAGCGGCTCAGCTGGACGTTCACCGGCAGCGGAAACGCCTCGTCCAACGTGGCGCTGATGCTTGCGGCCGGCCAGGGCACGGCGGGAACCTTCGAGTTCTGGGGCGCGCAGTTGAACTCCGGCGCTACGGCGCTCGCCTATAATGCAACCACGGGCAGCACGATCAACACGACAACGACCAGCACCGACGACACCGGTTTCGGCGCGGCCCTATCCGTTACGGTCATCGGGGCCGGGACCAACACACCGCCGACTGCAGTTGCCGACGCGGCCGGCGTCACCGAGGACGGCCCGCTGACGACGACCGGCAACGTGCTGGCCAACGATACCGACCCGTCGGGGCTCGCATTGTCGGTGACCGCGGTCAACGGCGTCACCATCGGCGGCGCGACCACCATCGTCGGCGTCTACGGCACCATGGTGATCCAGGCGAACGGCCAGTACACCTACACGCTGGCCAACACCCAGGCGAACGTGCGCGCGCTGGCGAACCAGCAACTGGCGGTCGACAAGTTCACCTACACGATCTCCGATGGGCAGGCCTATACCCAGACATCGAGCCAGCTGCAGCAGAACTTCATCACCCAGTCCGAAGCGTTCAATGCTGCGAACTGGAGCAGCTTCAGCGGTTCCGGTACGGCACCTGTTATCGTCGCCAACACCGATCCCGGCCCGACCGGTGCGGCCAGCACCGCCGACACGGTGACCCTGTCGAGCGCCAGCTCCGGCCTTTACACGACAACCAATGTATCCGGGCAATACACCTTCAGCGTCTATGTCCGCCTGGTCAGCGGCAGCGGCGCGTTCAGCTTCAACTACTATAACGGCGCCAGCGGTGCCGACGGCCTGCAGACCGCCACCGCGACCAGCCTCTGGCAGCGCCTGAGCTGGACCTTCACCGGCGGCGGCAATGCCGGGTCCAACGTGGCGCTGATGCTCGGGGCTGGCCAGGGCACCGCCGGGACCTTCGAGTTCTGGGGCGCGCAGTTGAACGCGGGCGCTGCTCCGCTGACCTACGTCGCCACCACCGGCACCGCCATCAACACCACCGCAACCGTGACCACGCCGATCGTGGTCACCTCCACGCTCTCGGTAACCGTCACCGGTACGGTGCCGGTCGCCAATCCGGACACCGCCAGCATTGCCGTCGGAAGCCAGGTTCCGGCCACCGGCGGACTGCTCTCCAACGACACCGACGCGACCGGGATCGTCCTGTCGGTCTCCACGGTCAACAGCCAGACCATCAGCGGCAGCACGACCATCGTCGGCATCTATGGAACCATGGTCGTGCAGGCGAACGGCCAATACACCTACACGCTGAACAGCGGGCTGCTGGAGCAGGCCCTGGTCGGCGGCGAGATCGAGCACGATGTTTTCGTCTATACGGTGTCCGACGGACGCGTACACACCGTGACCGGGACCGTCGTCAACCAGAACCTCATTACCCAGTCAGAAGCCTTCGACAATGCAGTGTGGACCAGGTTTGCTCAGTCCGGAGGAACCACGCCTTCCATCACCGCCAATGTAGACCCGGGCCCGAACGGCGGTGCCGCCACTGCGGACATCGTAACCCTGACCAGTGCGAGCTCAGGGATCGCCTATCTCAGCATTGTTTCGGGCCAATACACCTTCAGCGTCTGGGTCAGGCTGATCAGCGGCAACGCGAACTTCGCCTTCAACTATTACAGCGCAGCCCCGAACCTCAGCTACACCCAGGCGGCGGTCGCGACGACCGCCTGGCAACGCCTGAGCTGGGTGATCGTCGGCGATGCCAACGGCGCGTCGAACGTGGCGCTCATGCACAGCGCTACCCAGTCAACGACCGGAAGCTTCGAGTTCTGGGGCGCAGAACTCAATCCAGGAGCCACTCCGGACGCCTATGTCGCCACCACCGGCGCCGCGGTCAGCATTACCAGCGCGACCAGCAGCGTGGTGACGCCCGGATCGACCTTGGACGTCGCCGTGACCGGGACCGATGCCGGCCAGGCTGGCCCGGCCCTGAACCTGCAATCGACCACGGCCGGCGTCGTCGCGAACCTTGCGACCGGCCAGTGGACCGTACCGCTGAAGATCATGCCATTCGGGGATTCAATCACGCATGGCTGGATCGCCGCCGACTGGTCGGTGCAGGGCATCACGACCGACCAGGGCTACCGCGGGCCGTTATGGCAGAGTTTCGTGACGGACCAGGCGCTGGTCAACTTCGTCGGCGACCAGGTCGATGGCCCGGCGACCCTGCCGGACGGCGACAATGCCGGATATCCGGGCTTCACCACCGCCCAACTGTTGGCGAAGCTGCCCGACCTGCTCGCGGTCCAGCAACCCGGGGCCGTGCTGCTCGAGGCCGGTGCGAACGACCTCCTGCAGGGTATCGCCCAGGCAACCACGATCGCCAACCTCACCAGCATGATCGACAAGATCAGCGCTGCCAACGCCGCGACCCAGATCTATATCGGCACGGTGACGCCCCTGACCGCGGTTTCCACCACCACGGAATCGTCACTCAACACCGCGATCGCGACGATGGTGAAGCAGGAGCAGGCCGCCGGCGACAAGGTCGTGCTGGTCGACATGAGCAACATCACCACGGATGACCTGATTTTCGACGGGACCCACCCGAACGATGTCGGCTACGGCCTGATGGCGCAGAACTTCTTTGCCGCGATCCTGGCGCAGCAGCCGATCCGGGCCGGGACGCCCGGCGGAACCGTGAATACGATCTCGTCCGCCACCGTCAACATCGTTGGCGGCAGCGGCAACGACCTGCTGATCGGCGACACCCGCAACAACATCATCAATGGCGGCGCCGGCAACGACGTGCTGATGGGCGGCGGTGGCAACGACACGCTGATCGGCGGCCCCGGCGCCGACCAGTTCGACATCAGCGCCATCGCCGGAATTGTGAGCATCCTGGATTTCCTGCCGTCGCAGGGAGACATGCTGGTCTGGGATCATATCAAGGGTCTGACCGGCGCGGCCTCGCTCAGCGGCCACTACACCCAGACCGGCGGTCAGACGGTCATCAATCTCTCGTCCTTCGGAACAAGCCTTGAGGTCACGCTGGCCAACTACACCGGCGACCTGAGCCACAGCATCTTCCTCAGCACATGA
- a CDS encoding glycosyltransferase family 87 protein, translating into MHKPVRADLRDPALCEDLSLAGRVVRRSGSGFRAVRSILEDVQPVWVVVVLAALVLSMAILFVSEPHLVFADYRIAYYPAGSMVIHGQSLRPLIEKGVTGFVNIPIVAWLFTPFALLPVVLSAGVFLLCGIVGLILSCMLLIRIAGLTGWRSHLFILLFAMNGPLLYSVKEGNTSHIVLACLIGGLVLIRRGRHGLAGSLLASAALLKLPLLLFGLYFVVRRKWSAAAGFGMTLLVAGSVSLVVFGLALHAVWFDVAVRQFSGHSLASFNVQSLQSFVLRLRTPAPALFDWHLLPLSRAETLVCTLVSVALYLTTVLVCLRTMQTPRKKPSMASPDPVDLEFMLVICLALLTSPLSWTHYYAWMLIPIAFFIGGRFTAGSSGVGTSPASLVACLVATLLVSLPVMFPTGVVPAVTVFHERIGTSTYFLGCVLWLSIIAVTVNAEQRRQAFIARALPLPVFESARLPAKI; encoded by the coding sequence ATGCACAAGCCGGTCCGAGCCGACCTGCGCGATCCGGCTCTGTGCGAGGATCTATCCTTGGCCGGTCGCGTGGTGAGGCGGTCCGGATCAGGCTTTCGCGCGGTCCGGAGCATCCTCGAGGACGTCCAGCCGGTCTGGGTCGTCGTCGTCCTGGCGGCATTGGTGCTGTCGATGGCGATCCTGTTCGTCAGCGAGCCGCACCTCGTGTTCGCCGACTACCGCATCGCCTATTATCCCGCCGGTTCGATGGTCATCCATGGCCAGTCGCTGCGACCCCTGATCGAGAAAGGGGTTACGGGGTTCGTCAATATTCCGATCGTCGCCTGGCTGTTCACGCCATTCGCACTGCTCCCGGTCGTGTTATCCGCAGGTGTGTTTCTGCTGTGCGGGATCGTCGGACTCATACTGTCCTGCATGCTGCTGATCCGGATTGCCGGGCTCACAGGTTGGCGCAGCCACCTGTTTATCCTGCTGTTCGCCATGAATGGGCCGCTTCTCTACAGCGTGAAGGAAGGCAACACGAGCCACATCGTGCTGGCTTGCCTGATCGGTGGCCTGGTGCTGATTCGTCGCGGCCGTCATGGCCTCGCCGGCTCGCTGCTTGCCTCGGCCGCGCTGTTGAAGCTGCCCCTGCTTCTGTTCGGGTTGTACTTCGTCGTCCGGCGGAAGTGGAGCGCCGCGGCCGGTTTCGGAATGACCCTGCTGGTGGCGGGTTCGGTGTCGCTGGTGGTATTCGGGCTGGCCCTTCATGCGGTGTGGTTCGACGTCGCGGTCAGGCAGTTCAGCGGCCATTCCTTGGCTTCGTTCAATGTGCAGTCGCTCCAGAGCTTCGTCCTGCGGCTGCGCACGCCTGCGCCGGCGCTGTTCGACTGGCATCTTCTCCCCCTGAGCCGGGCCGAGACCCTGGTTTGCACCCTGGTTTCCGTGGCGCTCTATCTGACCACGGTGCTGGTCTGCCTCCGCACCATGCAAACGCCGCGAAAGAAACCGTCGATGGCATCTCCCGATCCCGTCGACCTGGAGTTCATGCTGGTGATCTGCCTGGCACTCCTGACCAGCCCTCTCTCCTGGACGCATTACTATGCCTGGATGCTGATCCCGATTGCCTTCTTCATCGGCGGTCGCTTCACCGCGGGGTCGTCCGGCGTCGGCACATCGCCCGCTTCCCTGGTGGCCTGCCTCGTTGCGACGCTGCTGGTGAGCCTGCCAGTCATGTTCCCGACCGGCGTAGTCCCGGCCGTAACGGTATTCCATGAGCGGATCGGCACATCGACCTATTTCCTGGGCTGCGTACTCTGGCTCTCCATCATCGCCGTGACCGTCAACGCCGAGCAGCGGCGCCAGGCCTTTATTGCCCGCGCTTTGCCGCTCCCGGTTTTCGAGTCCGCGCGCTTGCCGGCTAAAATCTAG
- a CDS encoding acyltransferase, which produces MTATKMHSLDLNDRVDADPSGVAIRPVVEPRKIKPKPPRNEGIDAFRYVCAAVVILFHTLPSKPPVPVWAADLATICFIAVPFFFVSSGYFLHAADRFNIGLVVRPLRRLLPIYLFWMLAYGLLLKLLPVHAWSFSARDLLWGGPAYHLWFIPALALALAFVGVGMSTVGPKLTGIACLLLACIAVTRGAYHDVLGLAGTASTHDGQLAAPLYIYIGMMISRYPVAISWRWWAGLTALGVTLAFTENRLIIGVSGTPMFLGHDVLVSMFPLGAVAFMLARTIPRSWFISVLARLGQVSLGVYFVHLFIVWLLLPYIGNDSPFRVILLTSLVIAPSTGLSFLLQRIPGLRPFVL; this is translated from the coding sequence ATGACAGCGACGAAAATGCACAGCCTCGATCTGAACGACCGCGTCGACGCGGATCCCTCCGGAGTCGCTATCCGCCCGGTCGTCGAGCCTCGGAAGATCAAGCCGAAGCCGCCCCGCAACGAAGGTATCGACGCCTTCCGATATGTCTGTGCGGCAGTGGTGATCCTGTTCCACACGTTGCCGTCGAAGCCGCCTGTACCGGTCTGGGCTGCAGATCTTGCGACGATCTGTTTCATCGCCGTCCCGTTCTTTTTCGTCTCGAGCGGCTACTTCCTGCACGCTGCCGATCGATTCAATATCGGGCTTGTCGTCCGGCCTCTGCGTCGTCTCCTCCCGATCTACCTGTTCTGGATGCTGGCGTACGGTCTGCTCCTGAAGCTCTTGCCGGTACATGCCTGGTCCTTTTCCGCGCGGGACCTGCTTTGGGGTGGGCCGGCCTACCATTTATGGTTCATACCGGCACTCGCCCTGGCGCTGGCATTTGTCGGGGTCGGGATGAGCACGGTCGGGCCGAAGCTCACCGGTATCGCCTGTCTGCTGCTCGCATGCATCGCAGTGACCCGCGGCGCCTACCATGATGTGCTTGGCCTTGCCGGAACGGCGTCCACCCATGACGGGCAGCTCGCGGCGCCGCTTTACATCTATATCGGCATGATGATCAGTCGATATCCAGTCGCCATCAGTTGGCGGTGGTGGGCTGGGCTGACTGCACTCGGCGTCACGCTGGCCTTCACGGAGAACAGGCTGATCATCGGGGTATCGGGCACGCCCATGTTCCTGGGGCACGATGTTCTCGTCTCGATGTTTCCCCTCGGGGCGGTCGCGTTCATGCTCGCCAGAACCATCCCGAGATCCTGGTTCATCAGTGTCCTTGCACGCCTCGGTCAGGTCAGCCTCGGCGTCTACTTCGTGCACCTGTTCATCGTCTGGCTGCTTCTGCCCTATATAGGCAACGACAGTCCCTTTCGGGTCATCCTGCTGACCTCCCTGGTAATTGCTCCTTCTACGGGCCTGAGTTTCCTGCTGCAGCGGATCCCGGGACTTCGGCCGTTCGTACTCTAG
- a CDS encoding glycosyltransferase family 87 protein translates to MKTSPAVALAVSAPARGLSRLVAWPDRHAAALARALLLMLGLPLVLGVAAWLGNLALGGISTGNPVVTALAALVRFVSPSTRSDSWAPMIRAFDFIRGPHGDTLYATLFFDLHEKFQYPPTSLLWIDGLRHLIRIDTTTLNWVNAGVFLLNIAGSILLCREIVRRGAASALVEQAPVRLAVLVGALCFVFWPVIYGFTIGQIQLWIDCLFTGALLLWSKDRKIAAGIAIGLACTIKPQLGLLLPWALLWREQRFASGLAATIAAALMVSVARYGLASHIHYLDVLSYLSRHGESFRANQSVNGLMNRLLSNGDNLHWHADDFPPFLAAVYWPTLLSGLLLAAIPFTLALLGRRHRPGLIDLSIGGLCFTMASPIAWEQHYGIVLPIYIVAVCMILSQRSVPHSRIVVGMLITSWCLVGSNLQILNLFSTTWLNVLQSYVFIGALLLLGVLVSISRPAAPRAAR, encoded by the coding sequence ATGAAAACCTCCCCCGCCGTCGCCCTGGCGGTATCCGCGCCGGCAAGGGGCTTGTCCCGCCTCGTCGCATGGCCGGATCGGCACGCGGCGGCGCTCGCCCGCGCCCTGCTGCTCATGCTCGGGTTGCCGCTCGTGCTGGGTGTCGCCGCCTGGCTCGGTAATCTGGCACTCGGAGGTATCTCCACCGGCAATCCTGTGGTCACGGCGCTTGCCGCCCTGGTGCGATTCGTCTCGCCCAGCACGCGCAGCGATTCCTGGGCGCCGATGATCCGTGCGTTCGACTTCATCCGTGGTCCGCACGGCGACACGTTGTATGCGACGTTGTTCTTCGATCTGCACGAGAAATTCCAGTATCCGCCGACCAGCCTGCTCTGGATCGACGGCCTGCGTCACCTCATCCGGATCGATACCACGACGCTGAACTGGGTGAATGCCGGGGTGTTCCTGCTCAACATTGCGGGTAGCATCCTGCTGTGTCGCGAAATCGTCCGGCGCGGTGCGGCCTCCGCGCTCGTCGAGCAGGCGCCCGTCCGGCTCGCCGTCCTGGTCGGTGCGCTCTGCTTCGTGTTCTGGCCGGTCATCTATGGCTTCACGATCGGGCAGATCCAGCTCTGGATCGATTGCCTGTTCACCGGCGCCTTGCTGCTCTGGAGCAAAGACCGGAAGATCGCCGCCGGCATCGCGATCGGACTTGCCTGCACGATCAAGCCGCAGCTCGGGCTGTTGCTCCCCTGGGCGCTGCTCTGGCGCGAGCAGCGTTTCGCGTCCGGCCTTGCCGCGACGATCGCGGCGGCCCTGATGGTGTCCGTGGCGCGATACGGCCTTGCCAGCCATATCCATTATCTCGACGTGCTGTCCTACCTGTCCCGGCACGGCGAGTCTTTCCGTGCCAACCAGTCCGTCAACGGTCTGATGAACCGGCTGCTGTCGAACGGCGACAACCTGCACTGGCATGCCGACGATTTCCCGCCGTTCCTGGCTGCGGTCTATTGGCCGACGCTGTTGAGCGGACTGCTGCTCGCCGCAATTCCGTTCACGCTGGCACTGCTCGGGCGCCGCCATCGTCCGGGACTGATCGACCTGTCGATCGGCGGCCTGTGCTTCACCATGGCGTCGCCGATCGCCTGGGAACAGCATTACGGCATCGTCCTGCCGATCTATATCGTTGCCGTCTGCATGATCCTGTCACAGCGTTCGGTGCCCCATTCCCGTATCGTTGTCGGCATGCTGATCACCTCCTGGTGTCTGGTGGGCTCCAACCTGCAGATCCTGAACCTGTTCAGCACCACTTGGCTGAACGTCCTGCAATCCTATGTGTTCATCGGCGCGTTGCTGTTGCTCGGCGTGCTGGTCTCGATCTCGAGACCGGCGGCACCGCGAGCGGCGCGATAG